Proteins encoded in a region of the Novibacillus thermophilus genome:
- a CDS encoding MIP/aquaporin family protein: MDHPPSLFKRCAAEFIGTALLVLIGPGTAAFNGILTAEAGGAATLADIGVIGLAFAIIVAAMVYTFGGISGCHINPAVTVGLATVKRFPWHDVPAYVTAQLAGGVAGALGILLVLGQSGATVGNVGATVLAPTTGYVQGILIEALETFILMIVIMAVAVDPRAPKGFAGLVIGLTVGGIIMMTAGPTGASFNPARTFGPYVVASLFGGTIHWTEFPVYVIGPLMGACLAAVTYDGITRSDPASLPLKAESSQSNS, encoded by the coding sequence ATGGATCATCCACCCTCATTGTTTAAGCGATGTGCAGCCGAGTTTATCGGAACGGCACTCCTCGTTCTCATCGGCCCGGGAACCGCAGCCTTTAACGGCATCCTAACGGCCGAAGCCGGTGGAGCTGCGACGTTGGCGGACATCGGCGTGATCGGTTTGGCCTTTGCGATTATCGTGGCGGCGATGGTTTACACTTTCGGGGGAATATCCGGATGCCACATCAATCCTGCCGTAACTGTCGGACTTGCCACTGTCAAACGTTTTCCGTGGCATGACGTGCCCGCGTACGTCACCGCTCAGTTAGCAGGAGGAGTCGCAGGGGCGCTCGGGATTTTGCTCGTGCTCGGCCAAAGCGGCGCAACTGTCGGGAATGTGGGAGCGACTGTACTCGCGCCTACTACCGGTTACGTCCAAGGGATTCTAATAGAAGCGCTGGAAACGTTTATTCTGATGATAGTCATTATGGCCGTCGCCGTCGATCCCCGGGCTCCAAAAGGATTTGCGGGACTCGTGATCGGGTTGACCGTCGGGGGTATCATCATGATGACAGCTGGACCGACGGGCGCTTCCTTCAACCCTGCCCGCACCTTTGGTCCCTACGTCGTCGCCAGTCTGTTCGGGGGAACGATCCACTGGACTGAGTTTCCCGTCTACGTGATCGGTCCCCTGATGGGAGCGTGTCTCGCTGCTGTGACTTACGACGGCATCACCCGTTCCGACCCAGCATCCTTGCCGCTCAAAGCCGAGAGCAGTCAATCGAACAGCTAG
- a CDS encoding ABC transporter ATP-binding protein codes for MNEWHTTESLSPHRAFRRLLGYAKPYKKTLSFAFLLLMCGTAADVVGPILAKVFIDDYLTPRIFDWRPITILCVTYGALHVAAVGLNYYQLLLFQKVALKIIQQLRIDVFNKVQDLGLTFFDQTPGGSLVSRITNDTEAIKDLFVHVLSTFVKNGVFLVGIMVGMFVLDVRLAMMCLTFMPLIVGLMLVYRYFSAKVYRVARFKLSQLNTKLNESISGMNVIQAMRQEKRMRREFAHINEHHYRALMKNIQLNSLLLRPAVEFLYAAAVVVVLMFFGFQSLSHTVEIGVLYAFVNYLGRFFEPVNDMMVWLNQFQQAIVSSERVFGLLDDKRTAPEKEGDETPRIERGHIEFHNVSFSYDGKTDVLKNITFTARPGETVALVGHTGSGKSTVANLLMRFYPLDRGQITIDGAPLETFDNEELRRKMGLVLQDSFLFVGDVKSNIRLSHADISDEDIRQAAQFVQADAFIQRLPQQYDEPIGERGTTLSSGQRQLISFARTMALNPKILVLDEATASVDTETEEAIQLALHNMRKGRTTIAIAHRLSTIQDADQILVLHQGEIVERGTHRELLAKKGLYHKMYLLQQGAAEAAEHNV; via the coding sequence TTGAACGAATGGCACACAACCGAATCCCTTTCGCCACATCGGGCCTTTCGCCGCTTGCTCGGTTATGCAAAACCTTACAAAAAGACGCTCTCCTTCGCTTTTTTGCTGCTCATGTGCGGCACAGCGGCAGATGTCGTGGGGCCGATTCTGGCGAAAGTCTTTATTGACGACTATTTGACACCGCGCATTTTTGACTGGCGGCCGATCACCATCTTGTGTGTCACTTACGGCGCACTGCACGTAGCCGCTGTCGGGCTGAACTACTACCAGCTCCTTCTCTTTCAAAAGGTGGCGCTCAAAATTATTCAACAGCTGCGCATCGATGTGTTTAACAAAGTGCAGGACCTCGGTCTCACATTTTTCGACCAAACGCCTGGCGGGAGTCTCGTCTCCCGGATCACAAACGACACTGAAGCGATCAAAGATTTGTTCGTCCACGTGTTGTCAACGTTTGTGAAAAACGGCGTATTCCTGGTGGGCATCATGGTCGGCATGTTCGTCCTCGACGTCCGCCTGGCCATGATGTGCTTGACGTTCATGCCGCTCATCGTCGGACTCATGCTCGTGTACCGCTACTTCAGCGCCAAAGTTTACCGCGTTGCCAGGTTCAAACTGAGCCAGCTCAACACGAAACTGAACGAATCGATTTCAGGAATGAACGTCATCCAGGCAATGCGGCAAGAAAAACGGATGCGGCGCGAATTCGCCCACATCAACGAGCACCATTACCGCGCTTTAATGAAAAACATTCAATTGAACAGTTTGTTGCTCCGACCGGCCGTCGAGTTCCTTTACGCAGCGGCTGTTGTCGTCGTGCTGATGTTCTTCGGGTTTCAATCGCTCTCACATACAGTGGAAATTGGGGTGTTGTACGCCTTTGTCAACTACTTGGGCCGCTTTTTTGAACCGGTCAATGACATGATGGTGTGGCTGAATCAATTTCAACAAGCGATCGTGTCGTCCGAACGTGTCTTCGGCCTGCTGGACGACAAGCGAACCGCCCCCGAGAAAGAAGGAGACGAGACACCGCGTATCGAAAGGGGGCACATCGAATTTCACAATGTCTCTTTCTCTTACGACGGGAAGACCGACGTGTTAAAAAACATTACATTTACGGCCCGACCCGGGGAAACAGTGGCCCTCGTCGGCCACACCGGAAGCGGGAAAAGTACCGTTGCCAATTTGTTGATGCGTTTCTACCCCCTCGACCGGGGGCAGATCACCATTGACGGCGCACCGCTTGAGACGTTCGACAACGAGGAGTTGCGACGTAAAATGGGGCTCGTGTTGCAAGACTCGTTTTTGTTCGTCGGAGATGTGAAGAGCAACATTCGCTTAAGTCACGCAGACATTAGTGACGAGGACATTCGACAAGCCGCCCAATTCGTTCAAGCAGATGCGTTTATCCAACGCCTGCCGCAACAGTACGACGAACCGATCGGGGAACGGGGGACTACGCTGTCCAGCGGACAGCGGCAACTTATCTCTTTCGCCCGCACGATGGCTTTAAATCCGAAAATTCTCGTCCTCGACGAGGCGACGGCAAGTGTCGACACGGAAACGGAAGAGGCGATTCAACTGGCGTTACACAACATGCGCAAAGGCCGTACGACGATTGCCATTGCCCACCGCCTTTCCACAATTCAAGACGCCGATCAAATTTTAGTGCTGCACCAAGGAGAAATCGTGGAACGGGGCACCCACCGGGAACTGCTGGCGAAAAAAGGGCTGTATCACAAAATGTACTTGCTGCAGCAAGGAGCGGCAGAAGCGGCGGAACACAATGTTTAA
- a CDS encoding Lrp/AsnC family transcriptional regulator, whose product MDRTKAKELLTLIEENSRYDADTLAGMLDLSKEEVERMVEELEEQHVIVKYPTLVNWEKFDENGKVTAMIDVTVTPKRDVGFDKIAERIYKFPEVKSVYLMSGAYDLSVTVEGKTMKEVAYFVSQKLATLDSVVSTATHFLLKKYKHDGVVFEESDDDKRMVVTP is encoded by the coding sequence TTGGATCGGACTAAAGCGAAAGAGCTGCTGACGCTGATTGAAGAAAACAGCCGGTACGATGCCGACACACTGGCCGGCATGCTCGACCTATCAAAAGAAGAAGTCGAGAGAATGGTGGAAGAACTGGAAGAACAGCACGTTATCGTCAAATACCCCACCCTCGTTAACTGGGAGAAGTTTGACGAAAACGGCAAGGTTACCGCGATGATCGATGTGACAGTCACTCCAAAACGCGATGTCGGGTTCGACAAAATCGCGGAGCGCATTTACAAGTTTCCAGAAGTGAAATCGGTTTACCTCATGTCTGGCGCGTACGACCTCTCTGTCACTGTAGAAGGGAAAACGATGAAAGAAGTCGCCTATTTCGTTTCACAGAAACTGGCGACTCTCGATTCAGTCGTCTCCACGGCGACCCACTTCTTGTTAAAAAAGTATAAGCACGACGGTGTCGTCTTTGAAGAAAGCGACGACGATAAAAGGATGGTCGTCACACCATGA
- a CDS encoding ABC transporter transmembrane domain-containing protein: MRVFRDLWWFFVQEKKSYIIGIIFLIVASSFSLVPPYVVGVIVDHIEQKSLTVNTLLVWVGLILASGVIHYGSNFIWRSMLFGSAIKLGRQLRNQLYEHFTNMSPGFFQKRRTGDLMAHATNDVQAVEGTAGEGVLTLVDSVVMGSLVVIVMFFFSWELTLITLMPMPLMAWATSRYGTLLHERFHKAQAAFSELNDKVQENVAGMRVVKAFGIEEAEKAKFRKQSADVVDKNMAVARIDALFDPTISFIVGISYFLAIFFGAVFVVRNTMTLGELTSFTIYLGLLIWPMLALGFLFNIVERGRASYDRISRLLKIKPDIVNREGAVDERPQGEIAFHIQTFAYPGQETPALQNVHFSLQPGETVGLVGKTGSGKTTVLKLLLREFDCENGDIAIGGRSIYNYTLDALRRSIGYVPQDHFLFSATIAENIAFANPDASQGEIERVARLAHIHEDILGFQDGYDTIVGERGVTLSGGQKQRISIARALLADPDILILDDSLSAVDAKTEEAILRSLKQTRQNKTTIIAAHRLSAVQHANLILVLDQGRIVERGTHDHLMNNEGWYASVYRSQQLEALVAKGGMTS, translated from the coding sequence ATGCGTGTTTTTCGCGACTTGTGGTGGTTTTTTGTACAAGAGAAAAAGAGTTACATCATCGGCATTATCTTTTTAATCGTAGCGAGTTCGTTCTCGTTGGTGCCGCCGTACGTCGTCGGTGTCATCGTCGATCACATAGAACAAAAATCACTCACTGTCAATACCCTGCTTGTTTGGGTCGGACTGATACTCGCGTCCGGTGTCATTCATTACGGTTCCAACTTTATTTGGCGGTCCATGCTGTTCGGGTCTGCAATCAAACTCGGGCGGCAGTTGAGAAACCAGCTGTACGAACACTTTACGAACATGTCCCCTGGTTTTTTCCAAAAAAGGCGCACCGGAGATTTAATGGCTCATGCGACAAACGACGTACAGGCTGTCGAAGGGACAGCAGGGGAAGGTGTGCTCACTTTGGTCGACTCCGTTGTCATGGGCAGCCTCGTGGTAATCGTCATGTTCTTTTTCAGCTGGGAACTGACTTTGATTACGTTAATGCCGATGCCGCTCATGGCCTGGGCGACGAGCCGGTACGGCACCCTGTTGCACGAACGGTTTCACAAAGCCCAAGCAGCGTTCTCCGAATTGAACGACAAAGTGCAGGAAAACGTCGCTGGAATGCGGGTGGTCAAGGCATTCGGCATAGAAGAAGCGGAAAAAGCAAAATTCCGCAAGCAGTCGGCTGACGTTGTGGACAAGAACATGGCCGTCGCTCGAATCGACGCCTTGTTCGATCCGACGATTTCCTTCATCGTCGGCATCTCCTACTTTCTCGCCATTTTCTTCGGAGCCGTGTTCGTCGTACGCAATACCATGACCCTTGGGGAATTGACGAGTTTCACCATTTACTTAGGTCTTCTGATCTGGCCGATGCTGGCCCTCGGTTTTCTGTTCAACATTGTGGAACGGGGCCGCGCATCGTACGACCGCATTAGCCGGCTGCTGAAGATCAAACCGGACATCGTCAACCGGGAAGGAGCCGTCGACGAAAGGCCGCAAGGGGAGATCGCGTTCCACATTCAAACTTTTGCTTACCCCGGGCAGGAGACACCTGCGTTACAAAATGTTCACTTCTCGCTCCAACCTGGCGAAACCGTCGGGCTCGTCGGCAAAACCGGGAGCGGCAAAACGACCGTTCTGAAACTGTTGCTGAGAGAGTTCGACTGTGAAAACGGGGATATCGCCATTGGCGGACGGTCGATTTACAATTACACGCTTGACGCCTTGCGCCGTTCGATCGGCTACGTGCCACAGGACCACTTCCTCTTCTCGGCCACAATTGCGGAAAATATTGCGTTCGCCAACCCCGATGCATCACAAGGGGAAATTGAACGCGTGGCGCGTCTCGCCCACATTCACGAGGACATTCTCGGCTTTCAGGACGGATACGACACCATCGTCGGCGAACGGGGCGTCACGCTGTCAGGGGGACAAAAACAGCGTATTTCCATTGCCCGGGCACTGCTCGCCGATCCGGACATCCTCATTCTCGACGATTCGCTGTCAGCGGTTGACGCCAAAACCGAGGAGGCGATTCTCCGCTCTCTCAAACAGACCCGGCAAAACAAAACGACCATCATTGCCGCGCACCGCTTGAGCGCCGTTCAACACGCGAACCTCATTCTCGTGCTGGATCAAGGGCGCATCGTCGAACGCGGCACACATGATCACTTGATGAACAACGAAGGATGGTATGCTTCCGTCTACCGCAGCCAACAGTTGGAAGCACTCGTCGCCAAAGGAGGCATGACGTCTTGA
- a CDS encoding DUF2512 family protein: MIHLKALGIKFISVFIALFITVNFAVTFYETLLMSVLFTLIGYVLGDLIVLKYAGKFVAPIADAAFVWVAGLLIYQSYTYLVSVLSALIIAIVEWFFHDYVERRVLETTAGQGAG, translated from the coding sequence TTGATCCATTTAAAAGCCCTGGGAATTAAATTCATTTCCGTGTTTATCGCCTTGTTTATCACCGTCAACTTTGCCGTTACTTTTTACGAGACACTCTTAATGAGTGTGCTGTTTACGCTAATAGGCTACGTCCTCGGCGATCTCATCGTCCTCAAGTACGCGGGAAAATTTGTGGCTCCCATCGCAGACGCTGCCTTCGTGTGGGTGGCCGGACTTTTGATCTACCAATCGTACACGTACCTCGTGTCTGTTCTCTCCGCCCTCATCATCGCCATCGTGGAGTGGTTTTTTCACGATTACGTCGAACGGCGAGTGTTGGAAACAACTGCGGGTCAGGGCGCCGGTTAA
- the fdhA gene encoding formaldehyde dehydrogenase, glutathione-independent, with protein sequence MAGNRAVVYTGPGKVEVQNIDFPELVLKDGPGVNPLNVGRKCEHGVILKVVTTNICGSDQHMVRGRTTAPVGLVLGHEITGEVIEVGRDVEFIKKGDLVSVPFNIACGRCRMCKEGNTHICLNVNPDRPGSAYGYVDMGGWVGGQAEYVMVPYADFQLLKFPDKDQAMEKILDLTMLSDIFPTGYHGAVSAGVKTGSTVYVAGAGPVGLAAAHSAQLLGAAVVIVGDLKPERLAQARSFGCETIDLSQHDDVGEQIEQILGVPEVDCAIDAVGFEAYGHKTDHEEAPATVLNTIMDVTRAGGKLGIPGLYVTGDPGGIDEDAQVGTLRIRIGLGWAKAHHFVTGQTPVMRYHRDLMMAILHDKAQIAKAVNATVISLDDAPKGYRDFDKGAAKKFVIDPHGMVS encoded by the coding sequence ATGGCGGGTAACAGGGCTGTCGTTTACACCGGACCCGGAAAGGTCGAGGTGCAGAACATCGATTTCCCAGAGCTCGTGCTGAAGGACGGTCCGGGAGTCAATCCGTTGAACGTCGGACGCAAGTGCGAACACGGTGTCATCTTGAAAGTCGTAACGACAAACATTTGCGGCAGTGACCAACATATGGTCAGGGGCCGCACGACAGCACCGGTGGGACTCGTGCTGGGACACGAAATTACTGGTGAAGTCATCGAAGTTGGGCGCGATGTTGAATTTATTAAAAAAGGTGACCTCGTGTCTGTTCCGTTTAATATCGCCTGCGGCCGCTGTCGCATGTGCAAAGAGGGCAACACCCACATCTGCTTGAATGTCAACCCAGATCGTCCCGGCTCCGCTTACGGCTATGTCGACATGGGCGGCTGGGTCGGCGGTCAGGCAGAGTACGTCATGGTCCCGTATGCAGATTTCCAGTTGCTCAAGTTTCCGGACAAAGATCAAGCGATGGAGAAAATACTCGACTTGACGATGCTCTCTGACATCTTCCCCACCGGGTATCACGGCGCCGTCAGTGCCGGTGTGAAAACCGGTTCCACAGTGTATGTGGCAGGTGCTGGCCCCGTAGGACTCGCGGCAGCCCATTCGGCACAACTGCTAGGTGCCGCAGTCGTCATCGTGGGCGACCTGAAGCCGGAAAGGCTGGCCCAGGCAAGAAGTTTCGGCTGTGAGACGATTGATTTGAGTCAACACGACGACGTTGGCGAACAGATTGAGCAAATACTCGGCGTGCCGGAAGTCGACTGCGCCATCGACGCCGTCGGTTTTGAGGCATACGGCCATAAAACAGACCACGAGGAAGCACCTGCTACTGTGTTAAATACGATTATGGATGTCACTCGGGCCGGAGGAAAACTGGGGATTCCAGGTCTGTACGTCACCGGCGACCCGGGAGGGATCGACGAAGATGCCCAAGTCGGAACATTGAGGATCCGCATCGGGCTTGGATGGGCTAAAGCGCACCATTTCGTCACCGGTCAAACACCGGTCATGCGGTATCACCGCGATTTGATGATGGCCATCCTTCACGACAAGGCGCAGATCGCCAAGGCAGTGAACGCCACCGTCATCTCCCTCGATGACGCACCGAAGGGGTACCGCGACTTCGACAAAGGCGCTGCCAAGAAGTTCGTCATCGACCCCCACGGCATGGTCAGTTAA
- a CDS encoding sigma-54-dependent Fis family transcriptional regulator: MSSLNTWSDTEIVQKSWKRCQKYGLRPTDAVYDSVMTGRRLNEIIKENETFIQHTVRILEKLAPYIRQSGHIATLVSKDGTIVHTAGDPSFEEQARTVHLQVGTNWQERRKGTNAMGVALVEQKPVRVHGAQHFYVKNRFLTCAASPVFTPRGELAGVINMSGRKERFNPLTLSLVSMVAETLQSRLLLEEAQHEHVLTVRELERTVDFTPFPLVSLDHERRIIRANQAARRLLGQDCIGKEFKEKKGFVVETISDKTRKTWRSVAVYKRERQKKERLYTFQDIAGACPRIQHVKRLAAKAAMTDYPILLLGESGTGKELLAQSIHTASPRADRPFIAVNCGALPDSLLESEWFGYERGAFTGARREGGIGKFEAAHLGTIFLDEVGDLSPRAQVALLRVLQEKVITRVGGVKSRQVDVRVVAATNKDLLREVKKGTFRTDLYYRLKGIQLSLPPLRERSDIIQLAETFLEEMDYPSARLSKEAQEKLVSHSWPGNVRELKSALVQAAFLAEGGDIRPEHLQFEWDHGDDDRTDSVPTLREVEIAAIQRSLKATGWNVSRAAELLQIGRNTLYRKMKGYQIEKL; the protein is encoded by the coding sequence TTGTCATCCCTGAATACGTGGAGTGATACCGAAATCGTTCAAAAGTCTTGGAAGCGCTGTCAAAAATACGGCCTAAGGCCGACAGATGCAGTTTACGATTCAGTCATGACCGGTAGACGTTTGAACGAAATCATAAAAGAAAACGAAACATTTATTCAACACACTGTTCGCATCTTGGAAAAACTTGCGCCGTACATCCGTCAATCGGGGCATATTGCGACGCTGGTGAGCAAAGATGGGACCATCGTTCACACTGCAGGCGACCCCAGTTTTGAAGAACAGGCCAGAACAGTCCACCTGCAAGTCGGAACCAATTGGCAGGAGCGCCGAAAGGGGACGAACGCGATGGGCGTCGCCTTAGTTGAACAAAAGCCTGTCCGCGTTCACGGGGCCCAGCATTTTTATGTAAAAAATCGCTTTCTGACGTGTGCGGCCAGCCCGGTGTTCACGCCGAGAGGTGAGTTGGCGGGGGTGATCAACATGAGCGGAAGAAAGGAAAGGTTTAACCCGCTCACGTTGTCACTCGTGAGCATGGTGGCCGAAACTTTGCAAAGTCGCCTGTTACTCGAGGAGGCGCAGCATGAACACGTTTTGACCGTAAGGGAGCTTGAGCGCACAGTCGACTTTACCCCCTTTCCGCTTGTATCGTTAGATCACGAGCGCCGAATCATTCGGGCGAATCAGGCTGCGCGGCGACTTCTAGGACAAGATTGCATCGGCAAAGAATTTAAGGAAAAAAAGGGGTTTGTCGTTGAAACGATTTCCGACAAAACTCGTAAAACGTGGCGGTCTGTAGCCGTTTACAAAAGAGAGAGACAAAAGAAAGAACGGCTGTACACCTTTCAAGATATCGCCGGAGCTTGTCCGCGTATCCAACATGTGAAACGCCTTGCTGCTAAAGCGGCCATGACGGATTACCCTATTCTCCTTTTAGGGGAGAGCGGAACAGGAAAAGAACTGCTGGCCCAGTCTATCCACACGGCCAGTCCGCGCGCTGATCGCCCCTTTATTGCCGTAAACTGTGGCGCGTTACCGGACAGCCTCTTGGAAAGTGAATGGTTTGGCTATGAGAGGGGAGCTTTTACAGGCGCCAGGCGGGAAGGCGGTATCGGCAAATTTGAGGCCGCTCATTTAGGCACGATTTTTCTCGATGAAGTGGGTGATTTGTCGCCGCGGGCTCAAGTGGCTTTGCTTCGTGTTCTACAAGAAAAAGTCATCACCCGTGTCGGCGGCGTCAAAAGTCGACAGGTGGATGTACGCGTTGTTGCAGCGACGAACAAAGATCTGTTGCGGGAGGTGAAAAAAGGGACGTTTCGCACTGATTTGTACTACCGGTTGAAGGGTATCCAACTATCCCTTCCCCCGCTTCGCGAACGGAGTGACATTATTCAGTTAGCTGAAACTTTTTTAGAAGAGATGGATTACCCTTCCGCTCGCTTGTCAAAAGAAGCTCAAGAAAAACTTGTCTCTCACAGTTGGCCGGGCAATGTCCGTGAACTGAAAAGCGCTCTCGTTCAAGCCGCTTTTTTGGCCGAAGGGGGCGACATCCGGCCTGAACATTTGCAGTTTGAATGGGATCACGGCGATGATGACCGCACTGACAGTGTTCCCACTTTAAGAGAGGTGGAAATAGCCGCTATTCAAAGATCGTTGAAAGCAACGGGATGGAATGTCAGCCGAGCGGCTGAACTGTTACAAATCGGACGAAATACACTGTATCGCAAGATGAAAGGGTATCAGATCGAAAAATTGTGA